A single window of Providencia alcalifaciens DNA harbors:
- the proS gene encoding proline--tRNA ligase, with protein MRTSKYLLSTLKETPADAEVISHQLMLRAGMIRKLASGLYDWLPTGVRVLRKVENIVREEMENAGAIEVSLPVVQPADLWQESGRWEQYGPELLRFVDRGERPFVLGPTHEEVITDLVRNEITSYKQLPLNLFQIQTKFRDEVRPRFGVMRSREFIMKDAYSFHTSQESLQETYDAMYQAYSKIFTRIGFDFRAVQADTGSIGGNASHEFQVLAQSGEDDVVFSTESDFAANIEFAEAVAPNVQRAAPSEEMHLVDTPNAKTIAELVEQFNLPIEKTVKTLIVHAEKDSGHTLVALLIRGDHELNEIKAEKHPLVASPLQFASEEEIRKAVNAGPGSLGPVNMPMPIVIDRSVAVMSDFGAGANIDGKHYFGINWERDLPLPEVYDLRNVVAGDPSPDGKGTLLIKRGIEVGHIFQLGTKYSEAMKASVQNEEGHNQIVTMGCYGIGVTRIVAAAIEQSHDDRGIVWSDAIAPFHVAILPMNMHKSYRVKEVAEKLYADLKAQGIDVIFDDRKERPGVMFADMELIGVPYTIVIGDRNLDTNQVEYKSRRSDDKQLVGLDNVVSFLKEKLAK; from the coding sequence ATGCGTACTAGCAAATATCTGCTCTCAACTCTAAAAGAGACCCCTGCGGATGCAGAAGTTATCAGCCACCAGCTGATGCTGCGTGCAGGGATGATCCGTAAACTTGCTTCTGGTCTGTATGACTGGTTACCCACTGGCGTGCGTGTTCTGCGTAAAGTTGAAAACATCGTTCGTGAAGAAATGGAAAATGCAGGCGCTATCGAGGTATCTTTACCCGTCGTTCAACCTGCTGACTTATGGCAAGAAAGTGGACGTTGGGAACAATATGGCCCTGAATTACTGCGCTTTGTAGATCGTGGTGAGCGCCCTTTTGTTTTAGGTCCAACCCACGAAGAAGTTATCACTGATTTAGTGCGTAACGAGATCACTTCATACAAACAATTACCATTGAATTTATTCCAAATTCAAACCAAATTCCGTGATGAAGTTCGTCCTCGTTTCGGTGTAATGCGTTCTCGTGAATTTATCATGAAAGATGCATACTCGTTCCACACAAGCCAAGAGTCATTGCAAGAAACTTACGATGCAATGTACCAAGCTTATAGCAAAATTTTCACCCGCATTGGCTTTGATTTCCGTGCAGTACAAGCAGATACCGGTTCTATCGGTGGTAACGCTTCTCACGAATTCCAAGTTTTAGCACAAAGCGGTGAAGATGATGTTGTCTTCTCTACTGAATCTGATTTTGCAGCCAATATCGAATTTGCTGAAGCGGTTGCTCCAAACGTTCAACGTGCAGCGCCAAGCGAAGAGATGCATTTAGTGGATACACCAAATGCAAAAACGATTGCTGAATTAGTTGAACAGTTCAATCTGCCAATCGAGAAAACAGTTAAGACTCTGATTGTTCATGCAGAGAAAGACTCTGGTCATACTTTAGTTGCCCTGTTAATTCGTGGCGACCATGAACTGAATGAAATCAAAGCAGAAAAACATCCATTAGTAGCAAGCCCACTGCAATTTGCATCAGAAGAAGAGATCCGCAAAGCTGTTAACGCAGGTCCTGGCTCTTTAGGCCCAGTGAATATGCCAATGCCAATTGTCATTGACCGCAGCGTTGCAGTGATGAGTGACTTCGGTGCAGGTGCAAATATTGATGGTAAACACTACTTTGGCATCAACTGGGAACGTGATCTCCCACTGCCGGAAGTTTACGACCTGCGTAATGTGGTAGCGGGTGACCCAAGTCCAGATGGTAAAGGTACCCTGTTAATCAAACGCGGTATTGAAGTTGGTCATATCTTCCAATTAGGCACAAAATATTCTGAAGCGATGAAAGCCTCTGTGCAGAACGAAGAAGGTCATAACCAAATCGTGACAATGGGTTGCTATGGTATTGGTGTAACACGTATTGTTGCAGCAGCGATTGAGCAGAGCCACGATGACCGCGGTATTGTATGGTCAGACGCTATCGCACCGTTCCACGTTGCTATCCTGCCAATGAATATGCATAAGTCTTATCGGGTTAAAGAAGTTGCTGAAAAACTGTATGCAGACCTGAAAGCACAAGGTATCGATGTTATTTTCGATGACCGTAAAGAACGTCCGGGCGTGATGTTTGCCGATATGGAACTGATTGGTGTTCCGTATACTATCGTCATTGGTGATCGTAATTTAGATACTAACCAAGTTGAATATAAATCACGCCGCAGTGATGACAAACAACTGGTTGGTTTAGATAACGTAGTTAGCTTCCTGAAAGAAAAATTAGCTAAATAA
- the accA gene encoding acetyl-CoA carboxylase carboxyl transferase subunit alpha, translated as MSLDFLDFEQPIAELEAKIDSLTAVSRQDNNLEVNLDEEVARLREKSVELTRKIFSDLGAWQIAKLARHPRRPYSLDYISRIFTDYQELAGDRAYADDKAIIGGLARLDGRPVMVIGHQKGRETKEKIRRNFGMPAPEGYRKALRLMEMAERFHLPIITFIDTPGAYPGVGAEERGQSEAIARNLREMSRLSVPVICTVIGEGGSGGALAIGVGDKVNMLQYSTYSVISPEGCASILWKSADKAPLAADAMGITAPRLKELKLIDSVIPEPLGGAHRNYDEIAESLKAQLTQDLNELETLDEEALKNRRYQRLMGYGYC; from the coding sequence ATGAGTCTGGACTTTCTTGATTTTGAACAGCCGATTGCTGAATTAGAGGCGAAAATCGATTCCCTAACTGCAGTTAGCCGTCAAGATAACAACTTAGAAGTCAACCTAGATGAAGAGGTTGCTCGTTTACGTGAAAAAAGTGTTGAACTGACACGTAAAATTTTCTCTGATCTGGGGGCTTGGCAAATTGCTAAACTCGCTCGTCACCCACGTCGTCCATACTCTTTGGACTACATTTCCCGTATTTTTACAGATTACCAAGAATTAGCGGGTGATCGCGCGTATGCCGATGACAAAGCGATTATTGGTGGTTTAGCTCGTTTAGATGGGCGTCCTGTGATGGTTATTGGCCATCAAAAAGGCCGTGAAACGAAAGAGAAAATTCGCCGTAACTTTGGTATGCCAGCACCAGAAGGCTACCGTAAGGCACTGCGTCTGATGGAAATGGCTGAGCGTTTTCACCTGCCAATTATTACGTTTATCGATACTCCGGGTGCATATCCGGGTGTGGGTGCAGAAGAGCGCGGTCAATCCGAAGCGATTGCGCGTAACTTACGTGAAATGTCTCGCTTATCCGTGCCAGTGATCTGTACCGTGATCGGTGAAGGCGGTTCAGGTGGCGCATTAGCGATTGGTGTGGGTGATAAAGTGAATATGCTGCAATACAGTACCTATTCCGTTATCTCACCAGAAGGTTGTGCATCTATTCTGTGGAAAAGTGCCGATAAAGCACCATTAGCAGCTGACGCGATGGGTATTACGGCACCTCGCTTAAAAGAGCTGAAGCTGATTGATAGTGTGATCCCTGAACCTCTGGGCGGCGCTCATCGTAACTACGATGAAATTGCAGAATCTCTGAAAGCACAACTCACGCAAGACTTGAATGAGTTAGAAACTCTGGATGAAGAAGCACTGAAAAATCGTCGTTATCAACGTCTGATGGGATATGGTTACTGCTAA
- a CDS encoding MetQ/NlpA family lipoprotein, translated as MSIKLKSIAVVGALLGTLTLAGCGEKQKDPNSIKVGVIMGKEFEVAEVAQKVAKEKYGLNVELVSFNDFVLPNEALSKGDIDANAFQHKPYLDQQIKDRNYKLVPVGNTFIYPIAGYSKQIKSIDELADGSQVALPNDPTNLGRSLLLLQKQGLIKLKDGTGLMPTVLDVVENPKGLKFVELEAPQLPRALDDQKIALAIINTTWASSATPKLTPAKDGLFVEDKDSPYVNIIVAREDNKDSENVKKFIQAYQSNEVAEKANEVFDGGAVKGW; from the coding sequence ATGTCTATTAAGTTAAAATCAATTGCAGTAGTTGGCGCGCTGTTAGGAACATTAACTCTCGCTGGCTGTGGTGAAAAACAAAAAGATCCAAATAGCATCAAAGTCGGTGTGATCATGGGCAAAGAGTTTGAAGTTGCTGAAGTTGCACAAAAAGTTGCTAAAGAAAAATATGGCCTGAATGTTGAATTAGTTTCTTTCAATGACTTCGTACTACCAAACGAAGCATTAAGCAAAGGTGATATTGATGCTAACGCATTCCAACATAAACCTTATTTAGATCAGCAAATTAAAGACCGTAACTACAAATTAGTCCCTGTTGGAAATACCTTTATTTATCCAATCGCAGGATATTCTAAACAAATTAAATCTATTGATGAATTGGCTGATGGTTCACAAGTTGCACTGCCAAATGACCCAACTAACTTAGGTCGTTCATTACTGTTACTGCAAAAACAAGGTTTAATTAAGTTAAAAGATGGCACTGGTTTAATGCCTACCGTATTGGATGTTGTTGAGAATCCAAAAGGCTTAAAATTTGTTGAATTAGAAGCGCCACAGTTACCACGAGCTCTGGATGATCAAAAAATTGCATTGGCTATCATCAATACAACTTGGGCTAGCAGCGCAACACCTAAACTGACCCCAGCAAAAGATGGTCTGTTTGTTGAAGATAAAGATTCTCCATATGTGAACATTATTGTGGCTCGTGAAGATAATAAAGATAGCGAGAATGTGAAGAAGTTTATTCAAGCATATCAATCTAATGAAGTAGCAGAGAAAGCCAACGAAGTTTTCGATGGTGGAGCAGTTAAAGGCTGGTAA
- the tilS gene encoding tRNA lysidine(34) synthetase TilS, with amino-acid sequence MAKSSQHILATVREKIGSYQKILVGFSGGIDSTVLLHTLYQLKLSELPSLEIRAIHIHHGLNIQADKWEAHCASVCQQWNIPFICQHVTVDSTQIGIEAAARAERYQAYRDELLEDEILVTAQHLDDQAETFMLALKRGSGPAGLSAMPESLPFQSKNGKTILLRPLLAISRHELENYRTEHQLPWVEDDSNQDDRYDRNFLRLNIMPRLSERWPHFANAVSRSASLCAEQEALLNELLQDSLDDIIDYRGGLYIDGLIHCSVAKRNALIRRWIGLHQLAMPPFNQLERIWKEVALARQDAEPICRLGNVEIRRYQGALWVVKRINSLMGKQYQWDYPEAYRLPESLGTLVVMDGEGQIRPPQETEKVTVRFGLQGSLNIVGRHHSRSSKKIWQELGVAPWMRERTPLIYYNETLICAVGCFITPDGFVGEENIGIAIDWQNSEHWINTDEFSCE; translated from the coding sequence ATGGCGAAATCCTCACAGCATATTCTCGCAACAGTTCGAGAAAAAATCGGAAGCTACCAAAAAATTCTGGTTGGATTCAGTGGTGGTATCGATTCCACGGTATTGCTACACACTCTTTATCAGCTAAAACTCAGTGAGTTACCTTCATTAGAAATCCGCGCCATTCATATTCATCATGGCTTAAACATTCAAGCGGACAAATGGGAAGCCCACTGCGCATCAGTGTGCCAGCAATGGAATATCCCATTTATTTGCCAGCATGTGACCGTGGACAGTACTCAGATTGGCATTGAAGCGGCAGCAAGAGCCGAGCGTTATCAGGCATATCGCGATGAGCTGCTCGAAGATGAGATTTTGGTGACGGCTCAGCACCTTGATGATCAAGCTGAAACCTTTATGCTGGCGCTTAAGCGGGGCAGCGGGCCTGCTGGACTTTCCGCAATGCCGGAGTCACTTCCTTTTCAATCGAAAAATGGAAAAACGATTCTATTACGCCCTTTATTAGCGATTTCTCGCCATGAATTAGAAAACTATCGAACGGAGCATCAACTTCCTTGGGTTGAAGATGATAGTAATCAAGACGACCGATATGATCGTAACTTCCTGCGTTTGAATATTATGCCAAGATTATCTGAACGCTGGCCACATTTTGCTAATGCAGTTTCTCGAAGTGCATCATTATGCGCAGAACAAGAGGCGTTACTGAACGAGCTGCTACAAGACTCACTTGATGACATTATTGACTATCGAGGTGGATTATATATCGATGGGCTTATCCATTGTTCAGTTGCTAAGCGTAACGCCTTGATCCGCCGTTGGATTGGCCTTCACCAGCTTGCTATGCCGCCATTTAATCAATTGGAACGGATTTGGAAGGAAGTGGCACTTGCTCGGCAGGATGCAGAACCTATCTGCCGCTTGGGGAACGTGGAAATTCGCCGTTATCAAGGGGCTCTGTGGGTGGTTAAACGCATTAATAGCCTGATGGGAAAACAATATCAGTGGGATTATCCAGAGGCTTATCGACTACCTGAATCACTGGGAACTCTGGTAGTGATGGATGGAGAAGGGCAGATCCGACCACCACAAGAAACAGAAAAAGTGACAGTTCGTTTTGGATTGCAAGGCTCGCTAAATATTGTCGGCCGCCATCATTCACGTAGCAGTAAGAAAATTTGGCAAGAACTGGGCGTTGCACCGTGGATGCGGGAAAGAACCCCACTAATTTACTATAATGAAACGCTTATTTGTGCGGTAGGCTGTTTTATTACACCGGACGGATTTGTGGGAGAGGAGAATATTGGCATTGCTATTGATTGGCAAAATTCTGAGCATTGGATAAATACCGATGAGTTTTCCTGCGAATAA
- the tsaA gene encoding tRNA (N6-threonylcarbamoyladenosine(37)-N6)-methyltransferase TrmO, with product MQSFQFNVIGHIESPYKEKFAIPRQPGLVQNGFGRLHLHPPYNDPNAVRGLTQFSHIWVLFVFHQTMEGGWKSLVRPPRLGGNDKMGVFATRSTFRPNPIGMSLVELKDVTVENNQVILELGSLDLVDGTPVVDIKPYLPFAEAITTAKAGYAQEAPSEDMQVIFSSQAQIECDKYQSRYPGLTSFIEQVLKQDPRPAYKKQSNEARDYAVHLLDFNVRWRVTNNITEVFAIERNEKSR from the coding sequence ATGCAATCTTTTCAATTTAATGTTATCGGGCATATCGAATCCCCTTATAAAGAAAAGTTTGCCATTCCTCGCCAGCCTGGGCTGGTTCAAAACGGCTTTGGGCGTTTGCATTTACATCCGCCATACAATGACCCCAATGCCGTTAGAGGATTAACTCAATTTAGTCATATTTGGGTGTTGTTTGTTTTTCACCAAACGATGGAAGGTGGCTGGAAATCACTAGTACGCCCTCCCCGCCTAGGCGGCAACGATAAAATGGGTGTATTTGCCACTCGTTCAACATTTAGGCCAAACCCTATTGGGATGTCGTTAGTTGAATTAAAAGATGTGACTGTTGAAAACAACCAAGTCATTCTTGAACTCGGCAGCCTAGATTTAGTTGATGGCACGCCAGTGGTCGATATCAAACCGTATCTGCCTTTTGCTGAAGCTATTACAACCGCCAAAGCGGGTTATGCTCAAGAGGCTCCATCAGAAGATATGCAGGTTATATTTAGCTCACAAGCTCAAATTGAATGTGATAAATACCAATCTCGCTATCCCGGATTAACGTCTTTTATTGAACAAGTATTGAAGCAAGACCCACGTCCTGCCTATAAGAAACAATCTAATGAAGCCCGTGATTATGCGGTTCATTTATTAGATTTCAATGTGCGTTGGCGAGTGACTAATAATATCACTGAAGTGTTTGCCATCGAACGTAATGAAAAATCACGTTAA
- the rof gene encoding Rho-binding antiterminator, protein MSTDNEYQPINCDDYEYLEIACQRQLKLQIKLNDGENIEGQASDLLLRKKIEYLVLITQEGTKELRLDIISSFSHPEIGTIVVDHSH, encoded by the coding sequence ATGTCTACAGATAATGAATATCAACCAATCAATTGTGATGATTACGAATATCTAGAAATCGCATGCCAGCGTCAATTAAAGCTGCAAATTAAGCTTAATGACGGCGAGAATATTGAAGGGCAAGCCAGTGATTTGCTCCTACGAAAAAAAATTGAGTACCTCGTCCTGATCACACAGGAAGGCACTAAGGAGCTACGACTGGATATTATCTCATCCTTCAGTCATCCTGAAATCGGCACTATCGTTGTCGACCACTCTCACTAA
- the rcsF gene encoding Rcs stress response system protein RcsF: MRLFLLALATFALAGCGINQYTSPSMNKGFSSMKLSKPLPVETEEDVSAENIKLMNSPEELLGMPFRDLGIVSGESCRKNAKSPPINLDSAKNSMLTQAAYIAADAVLLHQCQTKSAPGCYQATVCEGSALKIVE, translated from the coding sequence ATGAGATTGTTTTTGCTCGCCCTCGCTACATTTGCTTTAGCTGGGTGCGGAATTAATCAATACACCAGTCCAAGCATGAATAAAGGGTTTTCGAGCATGAAATTATCGAAGCCTTTACCTGTAGAAACTGAAGAAGATGTCAGTGCAGAAAACATTAAATTAATGAACAGCCCTGAAGAGTTATTAGGAATGCCATTTCGGGACTTAGGTATTGTATCTGGTGAGTCATGCAGAAAAAATGCAAAGAGTCCACCTATTAACCTTGATTCAGCTAAAAACAGTATGTTGACGCAAGCCGCTTATATCGCTGCGGATGCCGTGTTATTACATCAGTGCCAAACCAAATCAGCACCGGGTTGTTACCAAGCAACGGTATGTGAAGGTAGCGCACTTAAAATTGTTGAATAA
- the dnaE gene encoding DNA polymerase III subunit alpha, with product MASPRFIHLRVHSDYSMIDGLAKTGPLVKKVAAMGMPALAITDFTNLCGLVKFYGAAHGAGIKPIIGADFYMESEQLGDEVAHLTVLARNNEGYQNLTLLISEAYQKGYGAIGPTIHRDWLVKYKEGLILLSGGRKGDVGQFLLRGNQALVDDSLAFYQTHFPDAYYLELIRTGRSDEESYLHAAVELATQRGLPVVATNEVCFIESSDFDAHEIRVAIHDGFTLADPKRPKNYSPQQYLRTEEEMCELFADIPEALENSVEIAKRCNVTIRLGEYFLPKFPTGDMETEDYLVMCSKKGLEERLEFLFPDEKERAVKRIEYDERLEIELNVINQMGFPGYFLIVMEFIQWSKDNGVPVGPGRGSGAGSLVAYALKITDLDPLEFDLLFERFLNPERVSMPDFDVDFCMEKRDQVIDHVAQMYGRDAVSQIITFGTMAAKAVIRDVGRVLGHPYGFVDRISKLVPPDPGMTLEKAFEAEPQLPEIYKADEEVKALIDMARKLEGVTRNAGKHAGGVVIAPTKITDFAPLYCDAEGNNPVTQFDKNDVEYAGLVKFDFLGLRTLTIINWALEMINARRAKKNLEPIDIAAIPLQDKKSFDMLQRSETTAVFQLESRGMKDLIKRLQPDCFEDMIALVALFRPGPLQSGMVDNFIDRKHGREEISYPDVNWQHESLKPVLEPTYGIILYQEQVMQIAQVLAGYTLGGADMLRRAMGKKKPEEMAKQRSVFEEGSIKNGVDGELSMKIFDLVEKFAGYGFNKSHSAAYALVSYQTLWLKAHYPAEFMAAVMTADMDNTEKVVGLVDECWRMGLKVLPPDINSGLYHFHVNDEGEIVYGIGAIKGVGEGPIEAIIEARQQGGIFKEIFDLCARVDIKKINRRVMEKLIMAGAFDHLGPHRAALMSSLEDALKAADQHAKAEAIGQGDMFGVLAEAPEQVESSYASVPKWPEQVVLEGERETLGLYLTGHPITRYLSEIERYTNGLRLKDVNPTPRGQVTTVVGLVLSAKVITTKRGNRIGICTLDDRSGRLDIMLFSDALDKYQHMLEKDNILIATGQVSFDDFNGGNKMTVRELMDIGEAREKYARGLAISLSDKQINDQLLNRLRNALEPHRSGTIPVHLYYQKDDARAKLKFGVVWRVTPVDPLLNDLRTLLGSEQVELEFD from the coding sequence ATGGCTTCTCCTCGTTTTATTCATCTACGTGTTCACAGTGACTACTCCATGATTGATGGGCTGGCAAAAACCGGCCCATTAGTGAAAAAAGTCGCCGCCATGGGCATGCCTGCATTGGCCATCACGGATTTTACTAACCTTTGTGGGTTAGTGAAATTTTATGGTGCGGCTCATGGTGCGGGTATCAAGCCAATCATTGGGGCTGATTTTTATATGGAAAGTGAGCAACTTGGTGATGAGGTTGCTCACTTAACGGTTCTGGCTCGCAATAACGAAGGCTATCAAAACCTCACTTTACTTATCTCTGAAGCTTACCAAAAAGGTTATGGTGCAATTGGGCCAACTATTCACCGCGACTGGCTCGTTAAATATAAAGAAGGTTTGATCTTACTATCAGGCGGTCGAAAAGGGGATGTGGGGCAGTTTTTACTCCGCGGTAACCAAGCACTAGTAGATGATAGTTTAGCTTTCTACCAAACCCATTTTCCTGATGCTTACTATCTTGAGCTTATTCGTACAGGGCGATCTGATGAAGAGAGTTACCTACATGCGGCTGTCGAATTGGCGACTCAGCGTGGTCTGCCTGTCGTAGCGACTAACGAGGTTTGTTTCATTGAAAGCAGCGATTTTGATGCCCATGAAATTCGTGTCGCTATTCATGATGGGTTCACGTTAGCTGATCCTAAGCGTCCCAAAAATTATAGTCCTCAGCAATACTTACGTACTGAAGAAGAGATGTGCGAGCTGTTTGCCGACATCCCTGAAGCATTAGAAAATAGTGTAGAGATTGCTAAGCGCTGTAACGTCACTATTCGTCTTGGTGAGTATTTCTTACCTAAATTCCCAACAGGGGATATGGAAACCGAAGACTATCTGGTCATGTGCTCGAAAAAAGGGCTTGAAGAGCGGTTAGAGTTTTTATTCCCAGATGAAAAAGAGCGGGCGGTAAAACGCATTGAATATGATGAACGCTTGGAAATCGAACTCAATGTTATCAACCAAATGGGATTCCCTGGCTACTTCTTGATCGTGATGGAGTTTATCCAGTGGTCGAAAGATAACGGTGTTCCTGTTGGTCCTGGACGAGGTTCAGGTGCGGGCTCTTTAGTGGCTTACGCACTCAAAATCACTGACTTAGACCCACTTGAATTTGATTTGCTGTTCGAGCGTTTTTTGAACCCTGAGCGGGTTTCAATGCCAGACTTCGACGTTGACTTCTGCATGGAAAAACGTGACCAAGTTATTGATCACGTTGCTCAAATGTATGGGCGAGATGCGGTATCTCAGATTATTACCTTTGGTACGATGGCAGCAAAAGCTGTTATTCGTGACGTGGGGCGTGTGCTTGGTCACCCATATGGTTTTGTGGATCGAATTTCTAAATTAGTTCCCCCTGATCCGGGGATGACCCTTGAAAAAGCCTTTGAAGCAGAACCGCAGCTGCCAGAAATTTATAAAGCAGATGAAGAGGTTAAAGCGCTAATCGATATGGCGCGTAAGCTTGAAGGGGTCACGCGGAACGCCGGTAAGCACGCCGGTGGGGTGGTTATTGCACCAACTAAAATTACGGATTTTGCACCGCTCTATTGCGATGCAGAAGGTAATAACCCCGTTACACAATTCGATAAAAACGATGTCGAATATGCGGGTTTGGTAAAATTCGACTTTCTAGGTCTGCGTACGCTGACCATTATTAACTGGGCATTGGAGATGATCAATGCCCGTCGAGCTAAAAAAAATTTAGAACCGATTGATATTGCAGCCATTCCTTTACAGGATAAGAAAAGCTTCGATATGTTGCAGCGCTCGGAAACCACGGCGGTATTCCAATTAGAATCCCGAGGAATGAAGGATCTGATTAAACGCCTGCAACCGGACTGTTTTGAAGATATGATCGCTCTGGTGGCATTATTCCGCCCAGGTCCGCTGCAATCGGGGATGGTAGATAACTTTATCGACCGTAAACATGGTCGTGAAGAGATCTCATATCCTGATGTAAATTGGCAGCACGAATCATTAAAACCTGTTCTAGAGCCAACTTATGGTATTATCCTATACCAAGAACAGGTTATGCAGATTGCTCAGGTTTTAGCGGGTTATACCCTCGGTGGCGCAGATATGTTGCGTCGTGCGATGGGGAAAAAGAAACCTGAAGAGATGGCAAAACAGCGCTCCGTTTTTGAGGAAGGCTCCATCAAAAACGGGGTAGATGGTGAGTTGTCGATGAAAATCTTTGACTTGGTGGAGAAATTCGCCGGTTATGGATTTAACAAATCACACTCTGCTGCCTATGCACTAGTCTCGTACCAAACATTATGGCTAAAAGCCCACTATCCGGCTGAATTTATGGCTGCAGTAATGACTGCGGATATGGATAACACGGAAAAAGTGGTGGGGCTGGTTGATGAATGTTGGCGCATGGGCTTGAAAGTATTGCCACCAGATATCAATAGTGGGTTATATCACTTCCATGTGAATGATGAAGGTGAGATAGTTTACGGTATCGGCGCAATTAAAGGCGTTGGTGAAGGCCCAATTGAAGCGATAATTGAAGCTCGCCAACAAGGTGGGATCTTTAAAGAAATTTTCGATCTTTGTGCTCGAGTAGACATTAAAAAGATCAACCGCCGCGTGATGGAAAAGCTGATCATGGCAGGGGCATTCGATCATTTAGGCCCTCACCGAGCGGCCTTGATGTCATCCCTTGAAGACGCATTAAAAGCGGCAGATCAGCATGCTAAAGCAGAAGCTATCGGGCAAGGGGATATGTTTGGGGTGCTTGCCGAAGCCCCTGAACAGGTTGAAAGTTCTTACGCGAGTGTGCCAAAGTGGCCTGAACAAGTCGTGCTAGAAGGTGAGCGCGAAACGTTGGGTCTCTATTTGACAGGTCACCCAATAACGCGATACTTAAGTGAGATAGAGCGTTATACAAATGGTTTGAGATTGAAAGATGTGAACCCAACCCCTCGTGGTCAAGTGACAACTGTGGTAGGTTTAGTGCTCTCAGCCAAAGTGATCACCACCAAACGTGGAAACCGAATTGGGATTTGCACGCTCGATGATCGTTCCGGTCGTCTGGATATTATGTTATTTTCAGATGCGTTGGATAAATACCAACATATGTTGGAGAAAGACAATATTTTAATTGCCACCGGTCAGGTCAGCTTTGATGATTTCAATGGTGGTAATAAAATGACAGTGCGCGAATTAATGGATATCGGCGAAGCAAGGGAAAAGTATGCGCGCGGCCTTGCAATTTCACTGTCCGATAAACAGATTAACGATCAATTACTGAATCGGCTTCGTAATGCGCTTGAACCTCACCGTTCAGGCACGATACCGGTTCACTTGTATTATCAGAAGGATGATGCCAGAGCTAAGCTTAAGTTTGGCGTTGTTTGGCGTGTAACACCCGTGGATCCCCTTCTGAACGACCTTCGAACTCTGCTGGGTAGTGAGCAGGTAGAATTAGAATTTGACTAA
- a CDS encoding copper resistance protein NlpE N-terminal domain-containing protein: MKKVLLLALISAGAVALSGCQSSVNEANFAPVDHVYSGVLPCADCSGIEATLLVNPDGSYVEQLLYLETREGNQMFHETGNWSSTENVLTLTNSKAERTYFAQSPDNQSITLLDLEGKAIESSMNHTLKQATPSKKRGEYRYMADAAIFTECGSGRKYATSGIELEKAYSDTDVDGGTPVYLEVDGFYSIRPSMEDGQFDSAFIPTGNIQFDKTRSCK, translated from the coding sequence ATGAAGAAAGTACTTTTATTGGCTCTTATTTCGGCGGGTGCCGTGGCATTATCCGGCTGTCAAAGCAGCGTGAACGAAGCGAACTTCGCTCCTGTAGACCATGTTTATAGTGGTGTACTTCCTTGTGCAGATTGTTCGGGTATTGAAGCCACACTATTAGTTAATCCAGATGGTAGTTATGTTGAGCAACTGCTTTATTTAGAAACCCGTGAAGGGAACCAAATGTTCCATGAAACAGGGAACTGGTCTAGCACGGAAAATGTATTAACATTAACTAACTCGAAAGCAGAGCGCACATACTTTGCACAATCTCCTGATAACCAGTCAATCACACTGCTAGATTTAGAAGGCAAAGCGATTGAGAGTTCAATGAACCATACCTTAAAGCAGGCCACTCCAAGTAAAAAACGTGGTGAATATCGTTATATGGCCGATGCCGCTATATTTACTGAATGTGGTTCTGGGCGTAAATATGCAACGTCAGGCATTGAACTAGAGAAAGCCTATAGTGATACTGATGTGGATGGCGGTACACCAGTTTATTTAGAAGTGGATGGTTTCTATTCTATTCGCCCATCAATGGAAGACGGCCAATTTGATTCTGCATTTATTCCTACTGGAAATATTCAGTTCGATAAAACCCGCTCCTGCAAATAA